One genomic segment of Brassica napus cultivar Da-Ae chromosome A3, Da-Ae, whole genome shotgun sequence includes these proteins:
- the LOC106434093 gene encoding 50S ribosomal protein L33-like, which produces MGDKRKKTFMFIRLVSAAGTGFFYVKRKSSKGLLEKLEFRKYDPRVNRHVLFTEQKMK; this is translated from the coding sequence ATGGGGgacaagaggaagaagacgttCATGTTCATCCGTCTAGTGTCTGCAGCTGGAACTGGATTCTTCTATGTGAAGAGGAAGAGTAGCAAGGGCCTTCTCGAGAAGCTTGAGTTCCGCAAGTACGATCCTCGTGTCAACCGCCATGTCCTCTTCACTGAGCAGAAGAtgaagtga
- the LOC106434112 gene encoding NADH dehydrogenase [ubiquinone] 1 alpha subcomplex subunit 8-B: MSSAVDATGNPIPTSAVLTASAKHIGLRCMPENVAFLKCKKNDPNPEKCLDKGRDVTRCVLGLLKDLHQKCQKEMDDYVGCMYYYTNEFDLCRKEQEAFEKVCPLK, from the exons ATGTCGAGTGCGGTGGATGCTACCGGGAACCCGATCCCTACTTCCGCGGTGTTGACTGCTTCGGCCAAGCATATAGGTTTAAGATGTATGCCGGAGAACGTTGCTTTCCTCAAGTGCAAGAAGAATGATCCTAACCCCGAGAAGTGTCTCGACAAGGGTCGTGACGTCACTCGCTGCGTGCTTGGCTT GTTGAAGGATCTACACCAGAAGTGCCAGAAGGAGATGGATGACTATGTTGGGTGTATGTATTACTACACAAACGAGTTTGATCTGTGTAGGAAAGAGCAAGAAGCCTTCGAGAAAGTGTGTCCTCTGAAATGA
- the BNAA03G07400D gene encoding uncharacterized protein BNAA03G07400D, producing the protein MASPTPTRISFRILILIALMVLLFYVGRPLYWKISATIHDIRHNKQSVREGISQIVQEAQRSVGWYHDESDSGFLEARSKKSRVSTSRRLLFAGDQ; encoded by the exons ATGGCGTCTCCAACACCAACGAGAATCTCATTCCGTATACTGATCCTGATCGCTTTGATGGTGCTTCTATTCTACGTCGGCCGTCCTCTCTACTGGAAGATCTCCGCAACCATCCACGATATCCGCCACAACAAGCAATCCGTCAGAGAAG GTATATCTCAGATCGTACAAGAGGCGCAGAGATCGGTGGGATGGTATCACGACGAGTCGGATTCGGGGTTCTTAGAGGCTCGTAGCAAGAAATCGAGAGTCTCAACCTCTCGGAGGCTTCTTTTCGCCGGTGATCAGTGA
- the LOC106443187 gene encoding receptor-like cytosolic serine/threonine-protein kinase RBK2, with amino-acid sequence MERVRESSETLASTTTSSSSPSCDVDVDNRGKQLSPFSTRRSRAGFSDSFSSHDLQSFCSNQENIKLYPNQTESDDDLSRSIESGTSCPVVSTSDSSSSEPHHHHSHHHIGLTSGQWRGRFVRLLKKGSSAMPFNTPLKGVPKLTRRKSKRIRDNMVPVLPATSLDTGDLFCFKPSWRNYSLQDIQTATNGYSRENLIGEGGYAEVYKGQMADGQIVAIKKLTRGSAEEMTMDYLSELGIIVHVDHPNIAKLIGYCVEGGMHLVLQLSPNGSLASLLYEAKEKLSWSIRYKVAVGTAEGLYYLHEGCQRRIIHKDIKASNILLTENFEAQISDFGLAKWLPDQWTHHTVSKIEGTFGYLPPEFFMHGIVDEKTDVYAYGVLLLELITGKQALDSAQHSLVMWAKPLIKENKIKQLVDPVMGDDYDLEELERLVFIASLCIHQTSMNRPHMNQVVEIFRGDKGSLDQLKLRQNSKLQRTYSEELLDNEEYNSTRYLNDINRHMETVLGTSKDS; translated from the exons ATGGAGCGCGTTAGAGAATCTTCAGAAACTCTTGCTTCCACGACGACCTCATCTTCGTCTCCCTCCTG CGATGTAGACGTTGATAATCGTGGAAAACAACTAAGTCCTTTCTCAACAAGAAGATCTCGAGCTGGCTTCTCTGATTCTTTCTCTTCTCATG ATTTACAATCATTCTGTTCAAATCAAGAAAACATAAAACTCTACCCCAACCAAACAGAATCAGACGATGACTTATCAAGGAGCATAGAATCTGGAACATCATGTCCCGTGGTGAGCACGTCAgactcatcatcatcagaaccTCATCATCACCATTCCCACCACCATATAGGCCTCACTAGCGGTCAATGGAGAGGTCGTTTCGTCCGTTTGCTCAAGAAAGGATCATCCGCAATGCCATTCAACACACCTCTTAAAGGAGTCCCTAAACTAACCAGACGTAAGAGCAAACGCATAAGAGACAACATGGTCCCTGTTCTACCTGCTACTTCTCTCGACACTGGTGACTTGTTCTGCTTCAAACCCTCCTGGAGAAACTACTCCCTCCAAGATATTCAAACCGCTACCAATGGCTACAGCCGTG AGAATCTGATTGGAGAAGGAGGATATGCAGAAGTATATAAGGGGCAGATGGCAGATGGGCAAATAGTGGCAATAAAGAAACTAACTAGAGGCTCTGCGGAAGAGATGACAATGGATTATCTGTCGGAATTAGGGATCATAGTTCATGTAGATCATCCAAACATTGCTAaacttattggatattgtgttgAAGGAGGAATGCATCTTGTTCTTCAGCTATCTCCCAATGGAAGCCTCGCTTCTTTGCTCTATG AGGCGAAAGAGAAGTTGAGTTGGAGCATAAGATACAAAGTGGCAGTGGGAACAGCAGAAGGACTGTACTATCTCCACGAAGGTTGTCAGAGAAGGATCATTCATAAAGACATCAAAGCTTCTAACATCCTTCTCACTGAGAACTTTGAGGCTCAG atatCTGATTTCGGGCTGGCTAAATGGTTACCAGACCAATGGACTCACCATACCGTGTCGAAAATAGAAGGAACATTCGG TTACCTTCCACCGGAGTTCTTTATGCATGGGATTGTAGACGAGAAAACAGATGTATATGCTTATGGTGTCCTGCTTCTTGAGCTCATTACTGGTAAACAAGCCCTAGACAGCGCACAACATAGTCTTGTTATGTGG GCCAAGCCATTGATCAAAGAGAACAAGATCAAACAACTAGTTGATCCGGTTATGGGAGATGACTACGACTTAGAAGAGTTGGAACGTCTAGTCTTCATAGCATCCTTGTGCATACACCAAACCTCCATGAACCGGCCTCACATGAATCAG GTTGTTGAGATTTTTAGAGGTGACAAGGGCAGTTTAGACCAGCTAAAACTACGACAAAACTCCAAACTGCAGAGGACTTACTCTGAAGAACTATTGGATAACGAAGAATACAACTCGACAAGATATTTGAACGATATTAATAGACACATGGAGACTGTTCTCGGAACATCTAAAGACTCATGA